One Sphingomonas kaistensis genomic window, GATGGATGCCGTGGATGATCGGCATCGCGTCGGGCTGGCGGCTGGAGACCAGCATCAGGATTACCGCGGCGACCATGATCTTGTCGGCGATCGGATCGAGGAATTGGCCGAGGCGGCTGATCTGGCCTTGTGCCCGGGCCAGATAGCCGTCGAAATAATCGGTGATGCCGACCAAGCAGTAGAGGACAAAGGTGACGAGATAGTCGAACGGCCGCGGCGTCCACAGCAGGGCGACCAGGATCGGCACCGCGAAGATCCGCGACAGAGTGAGGAGGTTGGGCAGCGAAAGCATCGTTCCCGCCCGTCTTAGGGCAGGAGTGGCCGAACGCCAAAGGGCCTTGTTGGCGGCGCGCCCATCCGCCGCTAAGCCGTTGAAGAACCAAAGGCTGCGCGAGGCGCTTCAAGCTTGATCCAGAATGTCACGCACCTGCTGAAGACCCGGCGCTTCGTGCCGCTATTCGTCACCCAGTTCCTCGGTGCCTTCAATGATAACCTGTTCCGCACCGCGATGGTGATGCTGGTGATCTACGGCATCTATAAATCGGCGGAACAGGAAGCGGCCTTTTCGGCGCTGGCCGGCGGGCTGTTCATTTTGCCCTTCTTCCTGCTTTCGGCGCTGGCTGGGCAGTTGGCGGACGCGATCGACAAGACGCGGATCATTCGCGCGGTGAAGACCGCCGAGATCGGGATCATGCTGTTCGGCGCGGCGGGCCTGCTGTTGCTGAACGTGCCGCTGATGCTGGTCGCGCTGACCGCGATGGGCATTCACTCGACCTTTTTCGGGCCTATCAAATACGCCATTCTGCCGCAGCATCTGGAGGGCGACGAGGTGCTGGGCGGAACCGGGCTGGTGGAGGCGGGGACCTATATCGCCATTCTCGCCGGAACGATCCTTGGCGGCCTGCTGGTCGTGCAGGATCCGGACGGGCGCTATCATGCCGAATATGCTGCGGGCGCCGTGCTGCTGGTCGCGATCGCCGGGCGCATCGCCGGTCAGTTCGTCCCGCCCGCCCCGCCGTCGACCGAAGATAAGGGAACGATCAACGATCCCGATCTGCCGCAGGCAAAGCTCGACTGGCACATCCTCCGCGCGTCGATCCATCTCGTCAAAGCGACGATGCACGTCCCGCGGTTGTTCGTCGCGATCCTGGCGATCAGCTTTTTCTGGGCGATGGGGGCGGTGCTGGCGGCGCAATTCCCACCGCTGGTGAAGAACGTATTCGGGGGCGACCAGAGCGTCGCGACCTTGTTCCTCGCCATCTTCTCGGTCGGGGTGGCGACCGGATCCCTGATCATCAACCGGCTGCTGAAGGGAGAGGTGTCGGCCCGCTTCGCGCCGGTGTCGGCGCTGCTGATGGGACTGTGCGTTCTGGGGCTGTACCTGCTTAGCCGGACCTGGACCCCGTTCGCCGAGCTGGTCGGCATCCGCACCTTCCTTGCCGAGCCGTCGGGCTGGCCGGTGGTCGCGAGCTTGTTCGGAGTGGCGACCTTTGGCGGCATGTTCGTGGTGCCGCTCTACGCCTATCTCACCACCAGCGTGCCGAAGTCGGAAACAGCGCGGACGGTGGCGGCCAACAATATCGTGAATTCAGGCGCGATGGTCGGTGCGACCGTGCTGCTGTTCCTGGCCGTGCGCCTTGGCGTGTCGGTGCAGGAGACGCTGCTGCTGGTGGCGGCGGGGACGGTGGTGTCTGCATGGCTCGGCCGCAAATTGCACCAGGCCTGCCTGGCGGCCGGGTGCCCCTGAGCGCCGTTTAAAAGATGAACAGACTGACGGCGAAGAAGCCGGCGGCATAGGCCGTCGCGAACAGCCGCGCGTCGGGGCTGAGCCCCGTCGGCACGGTGCGCGAGAGCTGCTGCAACCAGCGCCGACCGACGCCGAAGTGCAGGGGATGCGGACCGCCGAGGCGGACGGACATAGGCAGGGCAACGGCCCGGACACGACGCATGGCAAATACCTTAACGTGGTTTTTACCATGCTCAAACGGAGGTCGCGGCCAACCGGTTTCCGGCGTCTAATATCGGGACAATATGAGGCGGTAGAGCGGGCTTAGCCGACCTGCCGCAGCGCCGTTTCGGCGGCGGCGGCACGGCGGTGGAGAAGATCGGTGACGGCGTCGGCGTCCATCGGCTTGCTGACGAACCAGCCCTGGCCCGTATGCGCGCCGAGCGCGGCGGCCTTGTCGTAGGTCGCCGCATCCTCGAGCCCTTCGGCGGTCACCGGGATCGACAGCGCCTGGGCAAGCGTGGTCACCGCCTTGACGATGGCGGCGCTTTCACGGTCGACGTGGACGGTGGCCATGAAGCTGCGGTCGATCTTGATCATGTCGAGCGGCAGCATGCGCAGGTGCGACAGGCTGGAAAAGCCTGTGCCGAAGTCGTCCAGG contains:
- the pgsA gene encoding CDP-diacylglycerol--glycerol-3-phosphate 3-phosphatidyltransferase codes for the protein MLSLPNLLTLSRIFAVPILVALLWTPRPFDYLVTFVLYCLVGITDYFDGYLARAQGQISRLGQFLDPIADKIMVAAVILMLVSSRQPDAMPIIHGIHLIPAGVILLREIIVSGLREFLAPLHVSMPVSKLAKWKTTFQLVALGALILAGATPDVWWVHATGLVSLWAAAILTGITGWDYLRIGLKHMD
- a CDS encoding MFS transporter, with amino-acid sequence MQNVTHLLKTRRFVPLFVTQFLGAFNDNLFRTAMVMLVIYGIYKSAEQEAAFSALAGGLFILPFFLLSALAGQLADAIDKTRIIRAVKTAEIGIMLFGAAGLLLLNVPLMLVALTAMGIHSTFFGPIKYAILPQHLEGDEVLGGTGLVEAGTYIAILAGTILGGLLVVQDPDGRYHAEYAAGAVLLVAIAGRIAGQFVPPAPPSTEDKGTINDPDLPQAKLDWHILRASIHLVKATMHVPRLFVAILAISFFWAMGAVLAAQFPPLVKNVFGGDQSVATLFLAIFSVGVATGSLIINRLLKGEVSARFAPVSALLMGLCVLGLYLLSRTWTPFAELVGIRTFLAEPSGWPVVASLFGVATFGGMFVVPLYAYLTTSVPKSETARTVAANNIVNSGAMVGATVLLFLAVRLGVSVQETLLLVAAGTVVSAWLGRKLHQACLAAGCP